The proteins below come from a single Streptomyces spongiicola genomic window:
- a CDS encoding beta-ketoacyl synthase N-terminal-like domain-containing protein yields MSPRQDRRPVVTGIGVVAPNGVGTDAFWKSTREGVSVLDHITREGCDRMPVRVAGEVRGFDPESLVEERYLVQTDRFTHFAMAAADMALADARISAGDCGGSPFAVGVVTAAGSGGGEFGQRELQRLWGQGSRYVGPYQSIAWFYAASTGQISIRGGFKGPCGVVASDEAGGLDALAHAARAIGRGTDAVVIGAAEAPLAPYSLVCQLGYRELSTSEDPERAYRPFTAGASGFVPAEGGAMLVVEAESAARRREAPVRAVVAGHAATFTGASRWEASREGLARAIRGALAEAGCAPEEVDVVFADALGIPDADRAEALALADALGTHGRRVPVTAPKAGTGRAYCGAPVLDTAAAVLALQEGVVPPTPNVFDVCHELEVVTGRPRPAELRTALVLSRGLMGSNAALVLRHGADAR; encoded by the coding sequence ATGAGTCCTCGGCAGGACCGGCGACCGGTCGTCACCGGAATCGGTGTCGTCGCCCCCAACGGGGTCGGTACCGACGCCTTCTGGAAGTCCACCCGGGAGGGCGTCAGCGTCCTCGACCACATCACGCGTGAAGGCTGCGACCGCATGCCGGTCCGGGTCGCCGGAGAGGTCCGCGGCTTCGACCCCGAGTCCCTGGTCGAGGAGCGCTACCTCGTCCAGACCGACCGGTTCACGCACTTCGCGATGGCGGCGGCCGACATGGCGCTGGCCGACGCGCGGATCTCCGCGGGCGACTGCGGCGGGTCGCCGTTCGCCGTGGGTGTGGTCACGGCGGCCGGTTCCGGCGGCGGCGAGTTCGGCCAGCGGGAGCTGCAGCGGCTGTGGGGGCAGGGCTCGCGCTATGTGGGCCCGTACCAGTCCATCGCCTGGTTCTACGCGGCGAGCACGGGCCAGATCTCCATCCGCGGCGGGTTCAAGGGCCCCTGCGGTGTGGTGGCCAGTGACGAGGCGGGCGGTCTCGACGCCCTCGCGCACGCGGCCCGGGCCATCGGCCGGGGCACGGACGCGGTCGTGATCGGGGCGGCGGAGGCGCCGCTCGCGCCGTACTCGCTGGTCTGCCAGCTCGGCTACCGGGAGCTCAGCACGAGCGAGGACCCGGAGCGGGCCTACCGGCCCTTCACCGCGGGCGCGAGCGGCTTCGTGCCCGCGGAGGGCGGGGCCATGCTCGTCGTGGAGGCGGAGTCGGCGGCCCGCCGCCGCGAAGCCCCGGTCCGCGCCGTGGTGGCCGGTCACGCGGCGACGTTCACCGGGGCCTCCCGGTGGGAGGCCTCGCGCGAGGGGCTGGCCCGGGCGATCCGGGGAGCCCTGGCGGAGGCCGGGTGCGCGCCCGAGGAGGTCGACGTCGTCTTCGCGGACGCGCTCGGCATCCCGGACGCGGACCGCGCCGAGGCCCTGGCGCTCGCCGACGCGCTGGGGACGCACGGCCGGCGGGTGCCGGTGACGGCGCCCAAGGCCGGCACGGGCCGGGCGTACTGCGGAGCGCCCGTGCTGGACACCGCCGCCGCCGTACTCGCCCTTCAGGAAGGCGTCGTCCCGCCCACGCCGAACGTCTTCGACGTGTGCCACGAACTGGAGGTGGTCACCGGCAGGCCGCGCCCTGCCGAGCTGCGCACGGCCCTGGTGCTGAGCCGGGGACTCATGGGCTCGAACGCGGCGCTCGTGCTGCGGCACGGCGCCGACGCCCGGTGA
- a CDS encoding acyl carrier protein produces MTMQISKLTIEELAALMKKGAGVTVDPAEMGGRPEARFDEYGLDSLGLLGIVGELENRYGRSLPQDADRCKTPREFLDLVNNSLMAGA; encoded by the coding sequence ATGACCATGCAGATCTCCAAGCTGACCATCGAAGAGCTGGCCGCCCTGATGAAGAAGGGCGCCGGCGTCACCGTCGACCCCGCGGAGATGGGCGGCCGCCCCGAGGCGCGGTTCGACGAGTACGGCCTCGACTCCCTCGGCCTGCTCGGCATCGTCGGGGAGCTCGAGAACCGCTACGGCCGCTCACTCCCCCAGGACGCGGACCGCTGCAAGACCCCGCGTGAGTTCCTCGACCTCGTCAACAACTCCCTCATGGCAGGAGCCTGA
- a CDS encoding SRPBCC family protein — protein sequence MSGHTENKIVINAPMDLVWEVTNDIENWPRLFSEYASVEILEREGNRTRFRLTMHPDENGTVWSWVSERVVDPGARTVSARRVETGPFQHMDIRWKYDRTPGGVLMHWTQDFAMKPDAPVDDDWMTDNINKNSKVQMALIKEKIEQRAREHGAPVSVHSD from the coding sequence GTGTCCGGGCACACCGAGAACAAGATCGTCATCAACGCTCCCATGGACCTCGTCTGGGAGGTCACCAACGACATCGAGAACTGGCCACGGCTGTTCAGCGAGTACGCCTCCGTCGAGATCCTGGAGCGCGAGGGCAACCGGACGAGGTTCCGGCTGACCATGCACCCGGACGAGAACGGCACGGTGTGGAGCTGGGTGTCGGAGCGCGTCGTCGACCCCGGTGCGAGGACCGTCAGCGCCCGCCGGGTGGAGACGGGTCCCTTCCAGCACATGGACATCCGCTGGAAGTACGACCGGACGCCCGGCGGAGTCCTCATGCACTGGACCCAGGACTTCGCGATGAAGCCGGACGCCCCGGTCGACGACGACTGGATGACCGACAACATCAACAAGAACTCCAAGGTCCAGATGGCCCTCATCAAGGAGAAGATCGAGCAGCGGGCCCGGGAGCACGGCGCGCCGGTCTCGGTCCACTCCGACTGA
- a CDS encoding TcmI family type II polyketide cyclase: MHHALIVARMAPDSAPDIAEVFEASDRGELPDLVGVTRRSLFQFGDVYLHLIEADRPPGPAVAKVADHPEFRDISDRLSAYVSAYDPKTWRGPKDAMAREFYRWERAAKG, translated from the coding sequence ATGCACCACGCCCTCATCGTCGCCCGTATGGCACCGGACTCGGCCCCCGACATCGCCGAGGTGTTCGAGGCCTCCGACCGGGGCGAACTGCCCGACCTGGTCGGGGTGACCCGGCGCAGCCTCTTCCAGTTCGGCGATGTCTACCTCCATCTGATCGAAGCCGACCGGCCGCCGGGGCCGGCGGTGGCCAAGGTGGCGGACCACCCCGAGTTCCGTGACATCAGCGACAGGCTCTCCGCCTACGTCAGCGCGTACGACCCGAAGACCTGGCGCGGCCCCAAGGACGCCATGGCCCGCGAGTTCTACCGCTGGGAGCGTGCGGCGAAGGGATGA
- a CDS encoding methyltransferase, giving the protein MTTGTTGTTGTAAHGTDTLAGAVRTATPPSMRLRELVFGAALAASVRAAARLGVADALGESPATAEELAESVGADPRSLRRMMRALTCYGIFAEQAGGTFAHTEMSRLLREDDPHSLKYISLWCTEPWTWDAWPRLDEAVRTGGSVFGGLYGKGFFDYLHEDAHESAHVFNQAMTTSSVQSALDVAELLDLTGAATVADIGGGQGHVLASLLEKNPGLRGTLLDLPRVVANADPRLRDGGSLAGRVTIVPGDCRESIPVEADVYIIKNILEWDDDSTRRTLRNVVAAARPGARVVVIENLVDDTPSMKFTTSMDLLLLLNVGGAKHTRESMAARMADAGLAVGDVRPVNAYLHAFDSVTPGG; this is encoded by the coding sequence ATGACGACCGGCACGACCGGCACGACCGGCACGGCTGCGCACGGCACGGACACCCTGGCGGGCGCCGTCCGCACCGCGACCCCGCCGTCGATGCGGCTGAGGGAACTCGTCTTCGGCGCCGCCCTCGCCGCCTCGGTCCGGGCCGCCGCCCGGCTCGGCGTCGCCGACGCGCTGGGGGAGTCCCCGGCCACCGCCGAGGAGCTCGCGGAGTCCGTCGGGGCGGACCCCCGGTCCCTGCGGCGGATGATGCGGGCGCTGACCTGCTACGGCATCTTCGCGGAGCAGGCCGGCGGCACGTTCGCCCACACCGAGATGTCGCGGCTGCTGCGGGAGGACGACCCGCACAGCCTGAAGTACATCTCCCTGTGGTGCACCGAGCCGTGGACCTGGGACGCCTGGCCGCGCCTCGACGAGGCGGTCCGCACGGGCGGCAGCGTTTTCGGCGGCCTGTACGGCAAGGGCTTCTTCGACTACCTCCACGAGGACGCCCACGAGTCCGCGCACGTCTTCAACCAGGCCATGACGACCTCCAGCGTGCAGTCGGCGCTGGACGTGGCGGAACTGCTCGACCTCACGGGAGCGGCCACCGTCGCGGACATCGGCGGCGGTCAGGGCCACGTCCTGGCGAGCCTGCTGGAGAAGAACCCCGGCCTGCGGGGAACGCTGCTGGACCTGCCGCGCGTCGTCGCCAACGCCGATCCCCGGCTGCGGGACGGCGGTTCCCTCGCCGGCCGGGTCACCATCGTCCCCGGCGACTGCCGGGAGTCCATCCCCGTCGAGGCGGACGTCTACATCATCAAGAACATCCTGGAATGGGACGACGACAGCACCCGCAGGACCCTGCGCAACGTCGTCGCGGCCGCCCGTCCGGGCGCCAGGGTGGTGGTCATCGAGAACCTCGTCGACGACACCCCGTCGATGAAGTTCACCACCTCGATGGACCTGCTGCTGCTTCTCAACGTGGGCGGCGCGAAGCACACCCGGGAGAGCATGGCCGCCAGGATGGCGGACGCCGGCCTCGCCGTCGGCGACGTCCGACCGGTCAACGCGTACCTGCACGCGTTCGACAGCGTCACACCCGGCGGCTGA
- a CDS encoding right-handed parallel beta-helix repeat-containing protein — protein MTKRQFMYLGCVALMVTSGLGVAAPAGARTTYDVVPGGSIQLAVDRARPGDTIDIAPGVYRESVLIRKSDLTLRGAGDRTVLMPSTAKPTHVCGLGGNGICVLGTDAKPATNVRIHSLTVSKFKKNGIWASRTNKLSIREVTAVANGNWGIAQERSLRSEIRGNAARDNADAGIFVSNTIDAEAGAVNTRRTVVMDNLLAGNRIGVTVRRLRNLYVNNNVITGNCAGMFVVGDEGVPRTGDLTVRGNRVHHNNKACAKTARLPRIQGAGIVLTGVEGATVASNAVWSNVGTSPFSGGIVLFKSIVGAPNTGNLIQSNMLLANRPADLANRDTGTGNVFSGNYCRVSQNAGTCA, from the coding sequence ATGACGAAACGACAGTTCATGTACCTCGGCTGTGTGGCTCTCATGGTGACCTCGGGCCTGGGCGTGGCGGCACCGGCAGGCGCCCGCACCACCTACGACGTGGTCCCCGGCGGATCGATCCAGCTCGCGGTCGACCGGGCCCGCCCCGGGGACACCATCGACATCGCCCCCGGGGTCTACCGGGAGAGCGTCCTCATCAGGAAGTCCGACCTGACGCTGCGCGGCGCCGGCGACCGGACCGTCCTCATGCCGTCCACGGCCAAGCCGACACACGTCTGCGGCCTGGGCGGCAACGGCATCTGCGTGCTGGGCACCGACGCGAAGCCCGCCACCAACGTCCGGATCCACTCGCTGACGGTGTCGAAGTTCAAGAAGAACGGCATCTGGGCGTCGCGCACCAACAAGCTGAGCATCCGCGAGGTCACCGCGGTGGCGAACGGCAACTGGGGCATCGCCCAGGAGCGGTCCCTGCGGTCCGAGATCCGGGGGAACGCGGCCCGTGACAACGCGGACGCGGGCATCTTCGTGTCGAACACCATCGACGCCGAGGCCGGTGCCGTCAACACCCGGCGCACCGTGGTCATGGACAACCTGCTTGCCGGGAACCGCATCGGCGTCACCGTCCGCCGCCTGCGCAACCTGTACGTGAACAACAACGTCATCACCGGCAACTGCGCCGGCATGTTCGTCGTGGGCGACGAGGGCGTCCCGCGGACGGGCGACCTGACCGTGCGCGGCAACCGCGTGCACCACAACAACAAGGCGTGCGCCAAGACCGCACGCCTTCCGAGGATCCAGGGCGCGGGCATCGTCCTCACCGGCGTCGAGGGCGCGACCGTCGCCTCCAACGCCGTCTGGAGCAACGTCGGAACCTCCCCGTTCTCCGGCGGGATCGTGCTCTTCAAGAGCATCGTGGGCGCCCCCAACACCGGCAACCTGATCCAGTCGAACATGCTGCTGGCCAACCGCCCCGCGGACCTCGCCAACCGGGACACCGGCACCGGCAACGTCTTCTCCGGCAACTACTGCCGCGTCTCCCAGAACGCGGGGACGTGCGCATGA
- a CDS encoding (2Fe-2S)-binding protein, producing MTLAPVYPAAPAVSCSALTGSALRRLAALCPALDARVAEAGSRTPQGWADGAELAGGPGFLDALLAAETLRVEHDHGRTPRPDVAASRALHDYLWSVGLLMSGPWCLERRVPRLRPRDVRVSLTTGAFSVVPGGFACLPGDPAAGLPGVRVLPHEEALRAELRAGFAGHVRPLLAAIAPRVRRGPRALWGMAGDDLVSGVWYLGRMLGEEERGVRAASELLPGPVAPFPGGADFRRLAGREGRTYPTRTRTGCCLYYTIRPAEACGTCPRTGDAERLRRLEGDTSG from the coding sequence GTGACCCTGGCTCCGGTGTACCCTGCTGCTCCTGCCGTGAGCTGCTCCGCCCTGACCGGCTCGGCGCTCCGCAGGCTCGCGGCGCTCTGCCCCGCCCTCGACGCGCGGGTCGCGGAAGCCGGTTCGCGGACCCCCCAGGGGTGGGCCGACGGCGCCGAGCTGGCCGGCGGTCCCGGGTTCCTGGACGCCCTGCTCGCCGCCGAGACCCTGCGGGTGGAGCACGACCACGGCCGTACTCCGCGTCCCGACGTCGCGGCCTCCCGTGCGCTGCACGACTACCTCTGGTCCGTCGGCCTGCTGATGAGCGGTCCCTGGTGCCTGGAGCGCCGCGTCCCGCGGCTTCGGCCCCGGGATGTCCGCGTCAGCCTCACCACCGGGGCGTTCTCCGTCGTTCCGGGCGGCTTCGCCTGCCTCCCCGGCGATCCGGCCGCCGGGCTGCCGGGTGTACGGGTGCTGCCGCACGAGGAGGCCCTGCGTGCGGAGTTGCGCGCCGGGTTCGCCGGCCATGTGCGCCCGCTGCTGGCCGCGATCGCCCCGCGGGTGCGCCGGGGGCCCCGTGCGCTGTGGGGCATGGCGGGCGACGACCTTGTCTCCGGCGTCTGGTACCTCGGCCGGATGCTGGGGGAGGAGGAGCGGGGTGTGCGGGCCGCGTCCGAACTGCTGCCGGGGCCCGTCGCCCCGTTCCCCGGCGGCGCGGACTTCCGCCGCCTGGCGGGCCGCGAGGGCCGGACGTACCCGACCCGCACCCGAACCGGCTGCTGCCTGTACTACACGATCCGTCCGGCCGAGGCATGCGGCACGTGCCCCCGCACGGGTGACGCGGAGCGGCTGCGCCGGCTCGAGGGCGACACCTCCGGCTGA